The genomic DNA CCCGGTCGTGGAGAAGCGGCACGAGGGCGGTGAGTACGCCTATGTCGTCGCCGACGACGGCAAGGGCAGGTCGCTGGTGCAGATCAATGTGCAGCGGGACATGCGGGACGCCGCAGGCGAGCTCTACGCCGGTGCCGAGACGCTGCCCGACGGAACGAAGCTCAGGACGACCCAGCAGCCCGGGGAGAAGGGCGGCGAGGGGGTCGTGTGGTGGACGGCCGACACGATGCGCCCGGACGGCATGCGGGTCGTCGTCTCCGCCTTCAACTCCGGTGAGCAGTCGACGCCCGCCACCCGGGCCGAGCCCGCACTGACGATGGATCAGCTGACCGCGCTGGCGACCAGCCCCGAGTGGCTGAAGCTCCAGCAGAAGTAGCGCGCCTCCCGGCTCACGGCCCCGTGCTCACTTGGCGTCGGAATACCGCTCCACCACCGCCGTGGTGAAGGGGAACCGCACCGGCGTCGGTCCGAAGGCGGTCCGCCCGGCCAGCTCCCCGGCCGCGCGGATCGCCTCGACGACGGTGCCGGTCTCCTCGGCCGGGCAGTGCACGATCACCTCGTCGTGCTGGAAGAACACCAGCTCGGCGCGGAGCCCGGCCGTGAACAGCGTCCGCCGCAGGGCCGCCAGCAGCAGCAACGCCCAGTCGGCGGCGCTGCCCTGCACTACGAAGTTGCGGGTGAAGCGCCCGCGGGCACGGGAGTGGGAGGAGGCGTACCCCGGGACGAACTCGCCGCCCCGCTCGCCCGCGCCCTCCCCGTCGCCCGCCGTTCCCCCGCCGTCCTCCTGCGGAAGCCCGGCCTCGCCGCCCGTGTCGTCGTCCGCCCCGGCGGCGGGCGGGCTGGTGCGCCCCAGCCAGGTCCGTACGAGCCGCCCCTCCTCACCGGCCTTCGCCGCGTCGTCGACATAGGCGACGGCGTGCGGGAAGCGCCGCCGCAGGGCCGCGAGATTCTTCAGGCCGTCCCCGGACGTCTGGCCGTAGACGGCGCCGAGCAGGGCGAGCTTGGCGTCGTCGCGGTCGCCGTGGAACGCCCGGTCGGACAGGCTCTTGTAGAGGTCGCCGTCATGGCCGGCCACCTCCATCAGCCCGGGGTCGCGGGAGATGGCGGCCAGGACCCTGGGCTCCATCTGATCGGCGTCCGCGACGACCAGCCGCCATCCCTCGTCGGCCACCACGGCCCGCCGTATCACCTTGGGGATCTGAAGTGCCCCGCCGCCGTTGGTCGTCCAGCGCCCGCTGACCGTGCCGCCGGGCTGGTACTCCGGGCGGAACCGGCCCTCGCGCACCCAGTCCTGGAGCCAGCTCCAGCCGTGCGCGGTCCAGATCCGGTAGAGCTTCTTGTAGGCGATGAGCGGCTCCACGGCCGGGTGGTCCAGCTCCGCGAGCTCCCAGCGCCGGGTCGACTTCACCTTGATCCCGGCCTGCGCGAACGCCTTGATCACATCGGCGGGCAGATCGGGGCGCACCCGTCTGCCGAAGGCCGCGGAGACCTCGTCCACCAGCTCGGCCAGTCTGCGGGGCTCGCCGCCGCCCGCGTACCGCTCGCCCAGCAGCTCGTCGAGCACGTCCCGGTGCACATCGGCCCGCCAGGGCAGCCCGTCCCGGTGCATCTCGGCGGCCACGAGCATGCCGGCCGACTCGGAGGCGGTGAGCAGACGCATCCGCCCCGGGTGGGCGCACGCGTCATGGCGCCGCACCTGATCGGCGTAGACGGCGAGAAGTCCCTCGAAGGGCACATCGGTCCCCGAGGGCGGCTCGAAGAGCGAGGACTGCGAGCCCGGTTCGGCGGAACGGGGCGGCGGGTCGGGGGGTACGGGGGCGTGGCTCAGCCGGGCCCAGGCGGCGGCAGCGGACCGGGGTTCACCGAGCCGTCCCTCGTGCCCGAGCAGCAGCAGCTCGGCGCACTCGATGTCGTAGCACCGCTCGACCCGGACCCCGGCGGCGAGCAGCCGGGGATAGATCTCGCCGGTCGACCGCCATACCCAGCGCGCCACGCCGGGCCGGGACCTGACCGCCTCGGCGAGGTCGGGCTCGGCGAGGACCGGGCCGGCGGGCGTGCCGTCCCGTTCCAGCGGCACGAGCAGCGCACCGCCGCCCTCTGCCGTGGCCAGAGCCCAACGTACGGTCATGGCTCCGAGTCTGACACCCACCACTGACACCGCCCGGGACCCCGAGCCCCCGGGACCCCCGAGCCCCCGGCCCCTCGACGGGCCACCCCGGCCCCTCCGTCGCCTTCGACCGGCCCCGCGCTCCCCGACCGGCCCCGCGCCCGACCGCCCCCGCGCCCCCCGACCGCCCCCGCCCCCCGGTCTCCCGGGTCGCCCGAGCGGAGCCGGGCCGCGAGGATCGACGCATGGAAGCGATCGTTTACGAGGAATTCGGCGGCCCCGACGTCCTGCGCCTGGCCCGGGTGGACGAGGTACGCCCAGGCCCCGGCCAGCTCCGGGTGAAGGTCCGCGCGGCCGGGGTCAACCCGATCGACTACAAGATCCGGCACGGCTGGATGGAGCAGGTCTTCCCCACCCCGCTGCCCGCGACACCGGGCACCGAGTTCGCCGGGGTGGTCGAGGAGACGGGCGAGGGCGTCACCGCGTTCGCACCCGGCGACGAGGTGCTCGGCTGGAGCGCCACGGGCGCCTACGCCACCCACGCCCTGGCCGAGGCCGCCGCCCTCGCCCGCAAGCCGGAGGGGCTGGCCTGGGACGAGGCCGCCGCGCTGCCCGTCGCGACCGAGACCGCCTCCCGGGTGCTGGACGAGCTGGAGGTGGCCGAGGGCGACACCCTGCTGCTGCACGGCGCGGCCGGAGCGGTCGGTTCCGCCGCGGTCCAGCTGGCGGCGGCCCGGGGCGCCACGGTCATCGGCACCGCGTCCCCGGCCAACCACGACTATCTGCGGGTGCTGGGCGCGGTGCCGGTGGCGTACGGGGACGGTCTGGTCGCCCGGGTCCGGGAGCTGGCGCCGCAGGGCGTGGACGCGGTGTTCGACGCCTCGGGCCGCGGCGCGCTGCCGGACTCCATCGAGCTGCGCGGCGGTACGACGGACCGGATCGTCACCATCGCGGACCCGGACGCGGGGAAGCTGGGCGTCGCGTTCTCGGCGGGCGGCGGCGGCCCGTCGGCCGAACGCCTGGCCCGCAACGCCCGCCGCGCGGCCCTGGGAGAACTGCGCGTGCCGGTCGCCCGGACCCTGCCCCTGGCCGAGGCGAGGACCGCCCATGAACTGAGCGAGGCGGGCCACGTCCGGGGAAAGCTCGTCCTGCTGCCACCGGAGGACTGACCGGCGCCTCCCGCCGGCCGGGATGCCCCGGCCGCTCCGGGGCACCCCGGCCGGAGGCGCCCCGGTCATCCCCGGGCACCCCGCCTACCCTGGCCGGATGGAACCGGTGACCGACCAGGCATGCGCGGCAGCCCTCTACTCCGACGACGACTCCGCACTCGACACCGGCGCCTCGCTCCTCGCCGCCGACCCGTCCTCGGACGACGCCCTGCACGCCCGCGGGGAGGAGTTCGTCCGCCGCGCCTGGGACCGCGGCTGGCACCCCGCCGACCTGGTCCGCTCCGTACGGCGGGAACTGCCCGACAACGGCGAGCGCGGCGCGGCCCTGGTGGCGGGCCTGATCGTGGCGGAGACCGCCCGGTACGCCGCGCTCCCGCCCCGCTGGGCGGACCAGATCGCCGAACTGCCCGCCCCCGCCCCGCGCAACCGCCCCGACCGCTTCACCTACGCGGCCGACCTGCTGGAGCTGTACCGGGTGCTGCTGCGGCTGCCCTCGATCGAACCGGTCGGCCCGCCGCCCGGCACGGTCACCGGCCTGCCGCACCTGCCGCCCGCGCACGACGAGCCCCGGATGCTCACCCGTATCCGGGCGCTGCTGGCGAAGGCGGAGGCGACCGGTTTCCCGGAGGAGGCCGAGGCGCTGACCACCAAGGCGCAGGAGCTGATGGCCCGGCACAGCATCGACGAGGCACTGCTCGCCGCCCGGAGCCACGGCGGCCGGGCGCCCGGCGCCCGCCGGATCGGGGTCGACGCCCCGTACGAGACGGCCAAGGCCATCCTGCTCGACGCCGTCGCCTCCGCGAACCGCTGCCGCGCCGTGTGGAACAGCGACCTCGGCTTCACCACGGTCGTCGGCTTCGAGTCCGACCTGGAGGCGGTGGAACTGCTCTTCACCTCCCTGCTGGTGCAGGGCACGGCCGCGATGACCGGGGCGGAGGCGGGCCAGCGGGCCGGCGGCCGCAAGCGGACCAAGACGTTCCGGCAGTCCTTCCTGATGGCGTACGCCCAGCGCCTCGGCAGCCGGCTCGCCGCGGACACCGAACGCGTCACGGCGGCGGCGGACGTCGGCACCGCGTCCGGCGACGGCAACGGGAGCGGCGCTCCCGGCGGGCTGCTCCCGGTGCTCGCCGCCCGGGACGTCGCGGTCACCGAAACGGCCGAGCGGATGTTCCCGCGCACCACCACGACCCGGGTCCGGGGCGCCGTGGACGAGGCCGGATGGATCCATGGCGCGGCCGCCGCCGACCGTGCCCGGATGGGCGGACGCGAAGGTGAAATCGCCCGATAAGGGCGAGTTGTCCATAATCCCGGCTAGGCTCGGACCCATGAGCTGGCTCCGGGCGCTGAAGGAGACCGCCCGCGAGGGGCTGACGATCGAGCGGAGCAGTCCGGAACCGCTCATCGCGCTGCGCGGCGCGGTCGGCCTCGCCCTCGTCATCGGCGTGAGCCTCGCGCTGTTCGGGCCCGTGATCGCCGCCAGCTCCGCGTTCGGCGCGTTCCAGGCGGCCATCGCCACCTTCCAGCGGAGCTGGCGCCCGCGCCCCGTGCTCGCCCTGGTCTCCGGTGCCAGCCTCGGCGTGTCGACGTTCCTCGGCTATCTCGTCGGCTCGCAGACCATCCCCTTCATGGGCCTGCTCGCCCTCTGGACGTTCGCCGCCGGGATGGCCTGGGCGGCAGGCCCCACGGGCGGCATCATCGCGGCGTCGAACGTCGCGATCATGCTGGTGACGGTCACCCTGCCGACCTCCGTCGCGGACGCCGCCGCGCACGCCGGGATGATCGCGGTCGGCGGGCTGATCCAGGCATCGCTGGTCGTGCTGTTCCCGGTACGCCGGTGGGGCGCCCAGCGCGACGCGCTCGCCGACGCCCTGGCGGCCGAGGCCGACTACGCCCGCAGGCTGCGGCAGGACCCGGTGGCGCCCTTCGACCCGCTGCCCCTGATGACCGCCCGCAACGCCGCCGCCGTCACCCCCCGCGAGGCCCGCCGCCGCCCCGCCGAACTGCACGGTGCGCGGGGCGTCGCCGAGCGGCTGCGCCCGGTGCTGGCCTCCCTGGCGGACCCGGCGCTGGGGGTGCCCGCCGAGGGGCTGGAGCGGCTCTGGGTACGCGAACTGCTGGGCGCCGCCGGTTCCGTACTGGACGCGGCGGCCCGCGCGGTCCGGCAGGGCGACCCCGTCCACCTCGCCCCCACCGACCTCGGTGTCCTGCGCACGCCCGACAACGAGGTGATCCTCGTCGGACCGGCCCGCCGCGCGGCCGACCGGCTCGACGCGCTGCTCTCCGACGTCATCGAGATCGCCGAGGGCGCCGGCACCCGGGCCGCGGCCGAACGCGTCGGCTCCCGCCCGTCCGAACCGCCCGACCCCTACACCGCCGCTCATCCGGCCCATCCGTCCGACCTCGCCCACACCGGAGTGGAGACCCGGCGCCGGCCCACCCTCCTCCGGCTGGTCCCGGTGATCCTGAAGGCGATGCGCCGGGAACTGCACCACGGCTCCCCGATCCTGCGCCACGCGATCCGGGTCTCCGTGGTGGCCGCTGTCGGGTTCCTCATCGGTGCCGCGCTGCCGTTCGGCCACGGCTACTGGGCGCCGATGGCCGCCGTCATGGTGATGCGGCCGGACTTCTCCCAGACGTACTCGCGCTCCGTGGCCCGCTTCGGCGGCACCCTGATCGGGGTGGGGCTCGCGAGCGGGATCGTGCAGGCCGTGCACCCCGGCGTGACGCTCTCCGCGATCCTCGCGGTGTTCTGCGCCTGGCTGATGTACCTGCTGATGGGCACCGGCTATGTCGTCGGCCAGGTCTGCATCTCCGCGTATGTCGTCTTCCTGCTCGGCATGGCGGGCGACGACTGGTCCCAGACCGTCCTCGAACGCGTGGTGCTGACCCTGGTCGGCGGACTGCTCGCGATGGTCTCGTACGCCCTCTACCCGGCCTGGGAGACCCCGCGGCTGCGCAACCGGCTGGCCGACTGGCTGGTCTCGGACGGGCGGTACGCGGCCACGGTCGTCGCGCAGTACGCCGATCCGACGGCCGACAGCCACGAGGACGTGCGGACCGCGCTGCTGGCGACCCGTGAGGCCCGGGTCGCCTGGCAGGAGGCGCTGGCGACCGCCCAGCACGAACCCGTGCGCCACCGCGGCATCTCCCGCGCGGCGGCCGCCGACGCCCAGCACGCGCTGGCCGAGCTCGGCCGGTCCGCGATGCTGCTGGAGGCACACCTCCCGGCCGCCTCGGCCGCCCCCGTGCCCGGCGCCGCCGACCTGGCCGAGGCCCTGCACCGGGCGACGGAACAGGGTGCGAGGGCGGTACGGGAGCGACGCGTCCCGGACTGGCGGCAGGTCACCGAGGCGGTGGCGCACTGGGACGTGCCGGCGGACGGCACCACCCCCGCGCCCGACCCGGTCGTACGCAAGGGCGCGGCGCTGCTCCTCGAAGCGCTGGAGGAGTTCTCGCAGGCGCTGGACGAACGGGGCGGCAGCAGACGCAGTGACGTGTCCAGGTCCGGGCCGCCCCGAGGCTGAGGCCGTCCGTCAGGGAGTGGGCAGACCCGGCAGGCTCGTCGGCATCTTGCCCGGTTCGGTCTTGGCGAGGGTGTCCTTGGCGCCGCCCTCCCAGGAGACGACGAGGGTCTTGCCGTCGTTGGACTCGATGGAGCCCATCGTGCGCCCGGTGCCGCCGTCGCTGCACTTCAGGGACAGCATCGGCTCGCCCATGTCCTTCACCTCGCCCTGGCAGACGGCCTGGTCGGCGACGAGCGCGGCCTTGCCGGAGGCGACGGAGAGGGCCACGGCCTTGCCGTCGGTGAGCCCCGCCCAGGTGCCCTCCAGCGAAGCGGCGTCCGTACCGGCGGAATCCCCGGAGCCGTTCTCCGCACCGCCGCCGGGAGCCGCGCTCTGCCCGGCGCCCGAACCGGCGGCCTTGTCCTTGTCGCCGCCGTCACTGTCGCCGCCGCAGGCGGTCAGCGCGAGCGCGGCGGCCAGACCGGCGGCGACGACGGCGCCGGTGCGTACAAACCTGATCACGTGGAGTTCCCCCTTGTGGATTTCATGGTCGAAAGTCCGCGCCAAGCTACCAGGGGTGATGGGATCAACTCCGTTAACCGGGAGCGGAATAGACGTGCTGTACGTCTCTCTCTTCGGGTCTCTCTCCGGAGCAGCGGGATCAGGCGTAAAGCTGTAGTCAAAGGAACACCCCGCGTGCACGTGCATCTGCTCATGCATTGGCATATGAACACAGCTATGATCCGAGCTAGTTGACACTTGCACCTTGCAACTCGGGGAGCGTCCTGTGCACGACGTGTACAACGGCATGGCGGCCACAGAGCTTCGCGGAGTCGTCTGGCAGAAGAGCAGACACAGCAACTCCCAGGGGTCCTGCGTGGAGTTCGCGAAACTGCCCGGAGGGAATGTGGCGATGCGGAACTCGCGCCACCCCGACGGGCCCGCACTCGTCTATACGCCCGCCGAGATAGAGGCGCTGCTGCTCGGCGTCAAGGACGGGGAGTTCGACCATCTGGCGACGGGCGGCTGAGGCCACGCGATCCCGGCCGGGCGATACCGCCGCGGCCCCCGCCCGCCGTACCCGCCGCCGTCCGCCGTACCCCTGCCGCCCGCCACCGCGCGTTCACCGCTTGCTACTCCGCATGAATTCCGGCGGTTTCCTGCGGTTTCGTGCTGTCCGTCAGTTTGTTGTCCGTGAGCCGGAACAGCGCCCAGACCACCTTGCCGCGCAGCGCCGCGCAGGGCGGCTCACCCATCGGTACGGGTGAGGGGTGCCAGCCCCAGCTGTCGCTGAAGGACTCCACCAGGAACAGGCCGCGGCCCGACTCCGCGGAGTCCGGTGCCTCACCGGCCACCGGGCTCTCCTGGCTGGGGTCGCGCACGGCGCACACCAGGCGTGAGGTCCAGCGCATCAAGTGCAGCCGTACCGCCGGTTCCTGGGGGTCCCGGGGCGCGTCGTCGGGCAGCGCGTGACGCAGGGCGTTGGTGACGAGTTCGGACACCACGAGCGCGACATCGTCGAAACGGTCGGTCAGCTCCCACTGACTGAGCGTCGTTCGGGTGAACTTCCGCGCCCCGCCGACCGCTTCGTAGCGGGCGGGAAGCGAGCACGATGCCGATCCGGCGACCGCTGAGGGGTCGATGGGGGGAAGCCCCTGCCTTAACGGCTCGAGCATCGTCGATCCATTCGTCCCCATACGAGGCACTCCCGGGATTCGCGGCTGTAGCGGCACTGCCTGTAGCGGTACTGCGGGGGGTACAGCGGCACAACACGAGCACGCAGGTGCGCAAGGACCATGGTTCCGAATGCGCAGGGCAGATGCAAGGGCAGATGCACGTGCACGCGCCGGACCTGCCCGCAAGCGTGCCGATTCTTACTCATTTCTTCCGTCGGTCAGTTTCGGAGCTTTCAGGACGGCTTCTCATTTCCGTAATCGAATGAGTACGGGCTGAAGCGTTTTGGTGGCAGAATCCGGCACCGGGGTTCAGGGGGGACCCCGGTGCCCGGTAAGCGATGGGGAGGGTCGGACCAGTGTCGGCAGGCGAGTCGAGTGGATCTGTGGTGCGGCGCATCCTGCTGGGCTCTCAGCTCAGAAGGCTGCGTGAGTCGCGCGGCATCACCCGTGAGGCGGCCGGCTACTCCATCCGCGCCTCCGAATCGAAGATCAGCCGCATGGAGTTGGGACGGGTGAGCTTCAAGGCCAGGGACATCGAGGACCTGCTCACGCTCTACGGTGTCGCGGACGAGGCGGAGCGCGACTCCCTCCTCGGGCTGGCCCGGGAGGCCAACGTGGCGGGCTGGTGGCACAGTTACGGAGACGTGCTGCCCGGCTGGTTCCAGACATATGTGGGTCTGGAGGGTGCGGCCTCGCTCATCCGTATCTATGAAGTCCAGTTCGTCCACGGTCTGCTGCAGACCGAGGCCTATGCCCATGCGGTCGTCTCCCGGGGCATGCGCGGAGCGCCCGCCGCGGAGATCGACCGCCGTGTGGCGCTGCGCCTCGAACGGCAGAAGGCCCTCGTCTCCGAGCGCGCACCCCGCTTCCACGCCGTGCTCGACGAAGCGGCGCTGCGCCGTCCGTACGGCGAACGCGAGGTGATGCGCGCACAATTGCGGCA from Streptomyces sp. NBC_00654 includes the following:
- a CDS encoding FUSC family protein, producing MSWLRALKETAREGLTIERSSPEPLIALRGAVGLALVIGVSLALFGPVIAASSAFGAFQAAIATFQRSWRPRPVLALVSGASLGVSTFLGYLVGSQTIPFMGLLALWTFAAGMAWAAGPTGGIIAASNVAIMLVTVTLPTSVADAAAHAGMIAVGGLIQASLVVLFPVRRWGAQRDALADALAAEADYARRLRQDPVAPFDPLPLMTARNAAAVTPREARRRPAELHGARGVAERLRPVLASLADPALGVPAEGLERLWVRELLGAAGSVLDAAARAVRQGDPVHLAPTDLGVLRTPDNEVILVGPARRAADRLDALLSDVIEIAEGAGTRAAAERVGSRPSEPPDPYTAAHPAHPSDLAHTGVETRRRPTLLRLVPVILKAMRRELHHGSPILRHAIRVSVVAAVGFLIGAALPFGHGYWAPMAAVMVMRPDFSQTYSRSVARFGGTLIGVGLASGIVQAVHPGVTLSAILAVFCAWLMYLLMGTGYVVGQVCISAYVVFLLGMAGDDWSQTVLERVVLTLVGGLLAMVSYALYPAWETPRLRNRLADWLVSDGRYAATVVAQYADPTADSHEDVRTALLATREARVAWQEALATAQHEPVRHRGISRAAAADAQHALAELGRSAMLLEAHLPAASAAPVPGAADLAEALHRATEQGARAVRERRVPDWRQVTEAVAHWDVPADGTTPAPDPVVRKGAALLLEALEEFSQALDERGGSRRSDVSRSGPPRG
- a CDS encoding DUF2786 domain-containing protein translates to MEPVTDQACAAALYSDDDSALDTGASLLAADPSSDDALHARGEEFVRRAWDRGWHPADLVRSVRRELPDNGERGAALVAGLIVAETARYAALPPRWADQIAELPAPAPRNRPDRFTYAADLLELYRVLLRLPSIEPVGPPPGTVTGLPHLPPAHDEPRMLTRIRALLAKAEATGFPEEAEALTTKAQELMARHSIDEALLAARSHGGRAPGARRIGVDAPYETAKAILLDAVASANRCRAVWNSDLGFTTVVGFESDLEAVELLFTSLLVQGTAAMTGAEAGQRAGGRKRTKTFRQSFLMAYAQRLGSRLAADTERVTAAADVGTASGDGNGSGAPGGLLPVLAARDVAVTETAERMFPRTTTTRVRGAVDEAGWIHGAAAADRARMGGREGEIAR
- a CDS encoding helix-turn-helix transcriptional regulator; the protein is MGRVGPVSAGESSGSVVRRILLGSQLRRLRESRGITREAAGYSIRASESKISRMELGRVSFKARDIEDLLTLYGVADEAERDSLLGLAREANVAGWWHSYGDVLPGWFQTYVGLEGAASLIRIYEVQFVHGLLQTEAYAHAVVSRGMRGAPAAEIDRRVALRLERQKALVSERAPRFHAVLDEAALRRPYGEREVMRAQLRHLIEMSEQPNITLQVMPFSFGGHAGESGSFTMLRFPESDLSDIVYLEQLTSALYVDKPEEVAQYEKAMVRLHEDSPGPEESRDLLRGLLQLT
- a CDS encoding NADP-dependent oxidoreductase gives rise to the protein MEAIVYEEFGGPDVLRLARVDEVRPGPGQLRVKVRAAGVNPIDYKIRHGWMEQVFPTPLPATPGTEFAGVVEETGEGVTAFAPGDEVLGWSATGAYATHALAEAAALARKPEGLAWDEAAALPVATETASRVLDELEVAEGDTLLLHGAAGAVGSAAVQLAAARGATVIGTASPANHDYLRVLGAVPVAYGDGLVARVRELAPQGVDAVFDASGRGALPDSIELRGGTTDRIVTIADPDAGKLGVAFSAGGGGPSAERLARNARRAALGELRVPVARTLPLAEARTAHELSEAGHVRGKLVLLPPED
- a CDS encoding bifunctional 3'-5' exonuclease/DNA polymerase, with protein sequence MTVRWALATAEGGGALLVPLERDGTPAGPVLAEPDLAEAVRSRPGVARWVWRSTGEIYPRLLAAGVRVERCYDIECAELLLLGHEGRLGEPRSAAAAWARLSHAPVPPDPPPRSAEPGSQSSLFEPPSGTDVPFEGLLAVYADQVRRHDACAHPGRMRLLTASESAGMLVAAEMHRDGLPWRADVHRDVLDELLGERYAGGGEPRRLAELVDEVSAAFGRRVRPDLPADVIKAFAQAGIKVKSTRRWELAELDHPAVEPLIAYKKLYRIWTAHGWSWLQDWVREGRFRPEYQPGGTVSGRWTTNGGGALQIPKVIRRAVVADEGWRLVVADADQMEPRVLAAISRDPGLMEVAGHDGDLYKSLSDRAFHGDRDDAKLALLGAVYGQTSGDGLKNLAALRRRFPHAVAYVDDAAKAGEEGRLVRTWLGRTSPPAAGADDDTGGEAGLPQEDGGGTAGDGEGAGERGGEFVPGYASSHSRARGRFTRNFVVQGSAADWALLLLAALRRTLFTAGLRAELVFFQHDEVIVHCPAEETGTVVEAIRAAGELAGRTAFGPTPVRFPFTTAVVERYSDAK
- a CDS encoding ATP-binding protein — encoded protein: MLEPLRQGLPPIDPSAVAGSASCSLPARYEAVGGARKFTRTTLSQWELTDRFDDVALVVSELVTNALRHALPDDAPRDPQEPAVRLHLMRWTSRLVCAVRDPSQESPVAGEAPDSAESGRGLFLVESFSDSWGWHPSPVPMGEPPCAALRGKVVWALFRLTDNKLTDSTKPQETAGIHAE
- a CDS encoding DUF397 domain-containing protein, with protein sequence MHDVYNGMAATELRGVVWQKSRHSNSQGSCVEFAKLPGGNVAMRNSRHPDGPALVYTPAEIEALLLGVKDGEFDHLATGG